The following proteins come from a genomic window of Pyxidicoccus sp. MSG2:
- a CDS encoding M48 family metallopeptidase: MQRILSVVLGLTLAMGLTAGCAKQRIQAEKAIASTLISDEQEEELGKQVKAELETKEKIKYVQDASVVDYVKSISAPILRQATKDRPGVKWKVNVIDDPKTVNAFATPGGYLYVYTGLILAADTEAELVGVMAHEAGHVVGRHSARAMVNQMGLQAVTQAALGKNPGAVATMAAQLAGGGTMLAHGRSEETEADEYGARYASGAGYDPRGLITFFQKLQKEQGDSPAFMKWLSTHPTNQDRIAHLQKVISQNNLRGSNNSPGGLPAIQQKLGKK, translated from the coding sequence ATGCAACGAATCCTCTCGGTGGTACTGGGCCTCACCCTGGCGATGGGCCTCACCGCGGGCTGCGCGAAGCAGCGCATCCAGGCGGAGAAGGCCATCGCGTCCACCCTCATCTCCGACGAGCAGGAGGAGGAGCTGGGCAAGCAGGTGAAGGCGGAGCTGGAGACGAAGGAGAAGATCAAGTACGTCCAGGACGCCTCCGTCGTCGACTACGTGAAGAGCATCTCCGCGCCCATCCTCCGGCAGGCCACGAAGGACCGGCCGGGCGTGAAGTGGAAGGTCAACGTCATCGACGACCCGAAGACGGTGAACGCGTTCGCCACGCCGGGCGGCTACCTGTACGTCTACACGGGCCTCATCCTGGCGGCGGACACGGAGGCGGAGCTGGTCGGCGTCATGGCGCACGAGGCGGGCCACGTGGTGGGCCGGCACTCCGCGCGCGCCATGGTCAACCAGATGGGCCTGCAGGCCGTCACCCAGGCGGCGCTGGGGAAGAACCCGGGCGCGGTGGCGACCATGGCCGCGCAGCTCGCGGGCGGCGGGACGATGCTGGCGCACGGCCGCAGCGAAGAGACCGAGGCGGACGAGTACGGCGCCCGCTACGCGTCCGGCGCCGGCTATGACCCGCGCGGGCTCATCACCTTCTTCCAGAAGCTGCAGAAGGAGCAGGGGGACTCGCCGGCCTTCATGAAGTGGCTGAGCACGCACCCGACGAACCAGGACCGCATCGCGCACCTGCAGAAGGTCATCTCGCAGAACAACCTGCGCGGCAGCAACAACAGCCCGGGCGGGCTGCCGGCCATCCAGCAGAAGCTGGGCAAGAAGTAG
- a CDS encoding non-canonical purine NTP pyrophosphatase — MKDAYYYTSSADKVREVEHFFKPMVRLGILKVPPPGLTEILDTDLTQLIKAKAAAAYRAVQVPVVVEHGAFCFDYLKGLPGVLIRPFWREMGGGLCALVPPGQSRKVTVRSAVCYCDGKDRKIILKEVEGELPPCAQGTGGFHWDPIFIPKGETRTFAEMTLDEKLARSPSGLAYAELRKQFGF, encoded by the coding sequence ATGAAGGACGCGTACTACTACACGTCGAGCGCCGACAAGGTTCGCGAGGTCGAGCACTTCTTCAAGCCCATGGTGCGGCTCGGCATCTTGAAGGTGCCTCCTCCGGGGCTCACGGAAATTCTCGACACGGACCTCACCCAGCTCATCAAGGCCAAGGCCGCGGCCGCATACAGGGCGGTCCAGGTGCCCGTGGTCGTCGAACATGGGGCGTTCTGTTTCGACTACCTCAAGGGACTGCCGGGAGTGCTCATCCGACCCTTCTGGAGGGAGATGGGTGGGGGGCTCTGCGCGCTGGTGCCGCCTGGGCAGTCCCGGAAGGTGACGGTCCGCAGCGCCGTCTGCTACTGCGACGGCAAGGACCGGAAGATCATCCTCAAGGAGGTCGAGGGTGAGCTGCCCCCCTGCGCGCAGGGAACGGGCGGCTTCCACTGGGACCCCATCTTCATCCCCAAGGGGGAGACGCGGACGTTCGCGGAGATGACACTGGACGAGAAGCTGGCCCGGTCACCCTCCGGGCTCGCCTACGCGGAGTTGCGCAAGCAGTTCGGGTTCTGA
- a CDS encoding DMT family transporter: MCVQVLISAGTYLAGKRAMTELPPLTVVLWRFILSGAVFVLLLGLTPGPKLPPRHEWKRVLGLGLLAGPVNQAFFFYGLSKSSAAHAALFYSLTPLGVYLLSLARGHERASLRAVGGIATAFVGVVVLLLGRGLADASGSLMGDLLILGAVVAWVGYTTEGKPFVAAHGTIRATAWSMVAATLMMLLMAPFMAKPAEVMAASNAAKGSIVYLGLLTSVVAYLIWYYALSKVPASKVAIFSNLQPPTTAVAAWLLLGESLHWEIAVGGVLVLAGVRLTQTAHVRPPPPAPLPPDAERQAA, from the coding sequence ATGTGCGTCCAGGTGCTCATCAGCGCGGGCACGTACCTCGCAGGCAAGCGGGCGATGACGGAGCTGCCACCGCTCACGGTGGTGCTGTGGCGCTTCATCCTGAGCGGCGCGGTGTTCGTGCTGCTGCTGGGGCTGACGCCGGGGCCGAAGCTGCCTCCGCGCCATGAGTGGAAGCGGGTGCTGGGACTGGGGCTGCTGGCGGGGCCGGTGAACCAGGCGTTCTTCTTCTATGGCCTGTCGAAGTCCTCGGCGGCGCACGCGGCGCTGTTCTATTCGCTCACGCCGCTGGGTGTGTACCTGCTGAGCCTCGCGAGAGGGCATGAGCGGGCCTCACTGCGCGCGGTGGGAGGAATCGCCACGGCCTTCGTGGGGGTGGTGGTGCTGCTGCTGGGGCGGGGGCTGGCGGACGCGAGCGGCTCGTTGATGGGGGACCTGCTCATCCTCGGCGCGGTGGTGGCGTGGGTGGGGTACACGACGGAAGGCAAGCCCTTCGTGGCGGCGCACGGGACGATTCGCGCGACGGCGTGGAGCATGGTGGCGGCGACGCTGATGATGCTGCTCATGGCGCCGTTCATGGCGAAGCCCGCCGAGGTGATGGCGGCGAGCAACGCGGCGAAGGGCTCCATCGTGTACCTGGGGCTGCTCACGTCGGTGGTGGCGTACCTCATCTGGTACTACGCGCTTTCGAAGGTGCCGGCGTCGAAGGTGGCCATCTTTTCGAACCTCCAGCCCCCGACCACCGCGGTGGCCGCGTGGCTGCTGCTGGGCGAGTCGTTGCACTGGGAGATTGCTGTGGGCGGTGTGCTCGTGCTCGCGGGCGTGCGGTTGACGCAGACGGCGCACGTGCGGCCGCCGCCTCCGGCGCCGCTGCCTCCGGATGCGGAGCGGCAGGCGGCGTAA
- a CDS encoding thymidylate synthase, which translates to MRQYLSLVDHVLTHGAKKGDRTGTGTLSVFGHQLRFDLTQGFPLVTTKKLHVKSILHELLWMLAGDTNVHSLQAHNVTIWDEWANADGSLGPVYGHQWRSWTAPNGEHIDQMKGLVEGLKKNPDSRRHIVSAWNVADLPSMKLPPCHVLFQFYVADGKLSCQLYQRSADIFLGLPFNIASYSLLTMMVAQVTGLKAHEFIHTVGDAHLYLNHVEQAKTQLQREPRPLPRMRINPDVKDLFAFKYEDFTLEGYEPHPAIKAPVAV; encoded by the coding sequence ATGCGGCAATATCTGTCCCTGGTCGACCACGTCCTCACCCATGGGGCGAAGAAGGGCGACCGAACCGGCACGGGCACGCTCAGCGTCTTCGGCCACCAACTGCGGTTCGACCTCACGCAGGGCTTCCCGCTCGTCACCACGAAGAAGCTGCACGTGAAGTCCATCCTCCACGAGCTGCTGTGGATGCTCGCGGGGGACACCAACGTGCACTCGCTCCAGGCGCACAACGTCACCATCTGGGACGAGTGGGCCAACGCGGACGGCAGCCTCGGTCCCGTCTACGGCCACCAGTGGCGCTCGTGGACCGCGCCCAACGGTGAACACATCGACCAGATGAAGGGGCTGGTGGAGGGGCTGAAGAAGAACCCCGACTCGCGCCGGCACATCGTCAGCGCGTGGAACGTGGCGGACCTGCCCTCCATGAAGCTGCCGCCCTGCCACGTGCTCTTCCAGTTCTACGTGGCCGACGGGAAGCTGTCCTGCCAGCTCTACCAGCGCAGCGCGGACATCTTCCTCGGGCTGCCGTTCAACATCGCCTCGTACTCGCTGCTGACGATGATGGTGGCGCAGGTGACGGGCCTGAAGGCGCACGAGTTCATCCACACCGTGGGCGATGCGCACCTGTACCTCAACCACGTGGAGCAGGCGAAGACGCAGCTTCAGCGCGAGCCCCGGCCCCTGCCCCGAATGCGCATCAACCCCGACGTGAAGGACCTGTTCGCCTTCAAGTACGAGGACTTCACGCTCGAGGGCTACGAGCCGCACCCCGCCATCAAGGCGCCCGTGGCCGTATGA
- a CDS encoding Ku protein: MSRPVWVGSLGFGLVSVPVRLYSAVSPKQVQFHLLHDADGARIQNKRVCSADGEEVAYEHVVKGYALDDGRHVAVTRGELEAFDPESSRVIELEDFVEAGEIDPIYYDTPYHLVPAEGAERAYSLLVSTLREAGRVGVGHFVLYQKGHLCAVRPHGRALLLSTLHYAEEVVSQDSLAELSHVSERPQSRELEAALHLVEARATQFEPQRYHDVHRERLRAFIERRAARTRPKAAERWPVVHAGATAGPPSQGDLLAALERSVAALRAGQPLPPLPEQGSLRLRPQASAHQVRERSGGGEASTSSAPESQRKEDDGGEPSP, from the coding sequence ATGTCACGTCCCGTATGGGTGGGCTCGCTGGGCTTCGGCCTGGTGAGCGTCCCGGTGAGGCTCTACAGCGCGGTCAGCCCGAAGCAGGTGCAATTCCACCTGCTGCACGACGCGGACGGCGCCCGCATCCAGAACAAGCGGGTGTGCTCGGCGGACGGCGAGGAGGTGGCCTACGAGCACGTGGTGAAGGGGTACGCGCTCGACGACGGCCGCCACGTGGCGGTGACGCGCGGGGAATTGGAGGCGTTCGACCCGGAATCCAGCCGCGTCATCGAGTTGGAGGACTTCGTGGAGGCGGGGGAGATAGACCCCATCTACTACGACACGCCCTACCACCTGGTCCCCGCGGAAGGGGCCGAGCGCGCGTACTCACTGCTGGTCTCCACGCTGCGCGAGGCGGGCCGCGTGGGCGTTGGCCACTTCGTGCTCTACCAGAAGGGCCACCTGTGCGCGGTGCGGCCCCATGGCCGGGCGCTGCTCCTGTCCACGCTCCACTACGCGGAGGAGGTGGTGTCCCAGGACAGTCTCGCGGAGTTGTCGCACGTGAGCGAGCGGCCGCAGTCGCGCGAACTGGAGGCGGCGCTGCACCTCGTCGAGGCCCGCGCCACGCAGTTCGAGCCCCAGCGCTACCATGACGTCCACCGCGAGCGGCTGCGGGCCTTCATCGAGCGCCGCGCCGCGCGCACCCGTCCGAAGGCAGCGGAGCGGTGGCCCGTCGTGCACGCGGGGGCCACCGCGGGGCCTCCGTCGCAGGGTGATTTGCTCGCGGCGCTGGAGCGGAGCGTGGCCGCGCTCCGGGCCGGTCAGCCGCTGCCGCCGCTGCCCGAGCAGGGCTCGCTGCGACTGCGCCCCCAGGCCTCGGCGCACCAGGTCCGGGAGCGGAGCGGCGGAGGCGAGGCCTCCACGTCCAGCGCCCCGGAGTCCCAGCGGAAGGAGGACGACGGCGGGGAGCCCTCGCCCTGA
- a CDS encoding YihY/virulence factor BrkB family protein, translating into MRLPRLKYLTWREFGRRFVKEFQEDTVTDIAAQLSYYLLFSLFPFLFFLFTLVAYLPFAPGAVDAMVDRIRPLVPGDALELVTGHLQALVNQPRPKLLTAGLVIALWTASRGVDALRKALNLAYDVPESRPIWKTQGLAMLVTLVGTLLIPLSFTIFLLGGRLGAWVADKLQLTDAFYFVWSWLRWPFTASLVMLALALCYYLLPDVKQKFKYITPGSMLGTGIWLVSTWGFTQYVEHFGKYNVTYGSIGGVVVLLLWLYISGLVFILGGEINAILEHASAEGKEKGARDFDQPAPLEPPVMTPGAAKSASSAKKSRLARFRWKRRVARGQSPEPTLPEQEREPPSHLH; encoded by the coding sequence ATGCGATTGCCCAGGCTCAAGTATCTGACATGGCGTGAGTTCGGCCGGCGCTTCGTGAAGGAGTTCCAGGAGGACACCGTCACCGACATCGCCGCCCAGCTTTCGTACTACCTGCTCTTCTCGCTGTTCCCGTTCCTCTTCTTCCTCTTCACGCTCGTCGCCTACCTGCCCTTCGCACCGGGCGCGGTGGACGCGATGGTGGACCGCATCCGTCCGCTCGTCCCCGGAGACGCGCTGGAATTGGTGACGGGGCACCTGCAGGCGCTGGTCAATCAGCCCCGGCCCAAGCTGCTGACGGCCGGTCTCGTCATCGCCCTGTGGACGGCGTCGCGCGGCGTGGACGCCCTGCGCAAGGCGCTCAACCTGGCCTACGACGTGCCCGAGTCCCGCCCCATCTGGAAGACGCAGGGACTGGCCATGCTGGTGACGCTCGTCGGCACGCTGCTCATCCCGCTGTCCTTCACCATCTTCCTGCTCGGCGGACGGCTGGGCGCGTGGGTCGCCGACAAGCTGCAACTCACCGACGCGTTCTACTTCGTCTGGTCCTGGCTGCGCTGGCCCTTCACCGCGTCGCTGGTGATGCTGGCGCTCGCGCTCTGCTACTACCTGCTCCCCGACGTGAAGCAGAAGTTCAAGTACATCACCCCCGGCTCCATGCTGGGCACGGGCATCTGGCTGGTGAGCACCTGGGGCTTCACGCAGTACGTGGAGCACTTCGGCAAGTACAACGTCACCTACGGCTCCATCGGCGGCGTCGTGGTGCTGCTGTTGTGGCTCTACATCTCCGGGCTCGTCTTCATCCTCGGCGGCGAAATCAACGCCATCCTCGAGCACGCGTCCGCGGAGGGGAAGGAGAAGGGCGCTCGCGACTTCGACCAGCCCGCGCCGCTGGAGCCGCCCGTGATGACGCCCGGGGCGGCGAAGAGCGCCAGCAGCGCGAAGAAGTCGCGGCTGGCGCGCTTCCGGTGGAAGCGGCGGGTGGCCCGGGGGCAGTCCCCCGAGCCCACCCTTCCGGAGCAGGAGCGCGAGCCCCCCTCCCACCTGCACTGA
- the queG gene encoding tRNA epoxyqueuosine(34) reductase QueG, translating into MNPLPTSQLRELASLVGFDLVGFSRAEPIPPAFLMEWLESGHAADMDWMGERAAERLDVRTLLPGARTVISFANNYWRDDAQSVDSPIARYARGRDYHSTLRDRMKAFRKSVVSMFPGVGTYGSVDSGPLMEKVWAARAGLGYVGKNGCFITEPYGSWVLLATLILDAEVDAYGEGPAADRCGSCRRCLMSCPTGALVGNGRVDARACLSYQTIENREREVPEAFRLKFDNLIFGCDICQQVCPLNRRPVFAEHPRFAPRAVAELGTLELAGLTPEQYEHLIPGTALARARYDGLRRNAVYALGVARQADARVLLEKLCGDTSELVRTAAQWALSQLDP; encoded by the coding sequence ATGAATCCGCTGCCCACCTCCCAGCTCCGCGAGCTCGCCAGCCTCGTTGGCTTCGACCTGGTGGGCTTCTCACGCGCGGAGCCGATTCCCCCCGCCTTCCTGATGGAGTGGCTGGAGTCCGGCCATGCGGCGGACATGGATTGGATGGGAGAGCGGGCCGCAGAGCGCCTGGACGTGCGGACGCTGCTCCCGGGCGCGCGGACGGTCATCTCCTTCGCGAACAACTACTGGCGGGACGACGCGCAGTCGGTGGACTCGCCGATTGCCCGTTACGCGCGGGGGCGCGACTACCACTCCACGCTGCGCGACAGGATGAAGGCCTTCCGCAAGTCGGTGGTCTCCATGTTCCCGGGGGTGGGTACCTACGGGAGCGTGGACAGCGGCCCGCTGATGGAGAAGGTGTGGGCGGCGCGCGCAGGGCTGGGGTACGTGGGGAAGAACGGCTGTTTCATCACCGAGCCCTACGGCTCGTGGGTGCTGCTGGCCACGCTCATCCTGGACGCGGAGGTGGACGCGTACGGGGAGGGCCCGGCGGCGGACCGGTGTGGCTCGTGCCGCCGCTGCCTCATGTCCTGTCCCACGGGAGCGTTGGTGGGCAACGGCCGCGTGGACGCGCGCGCGTGCCTGTCCTACCAGACGATTGAGAACCGCGAGCGCGAGGTGCCCGAGGCCTTCCGTCTCAAGTTCGACAACCTCATCTTCGGCTGCGACATCTGCCAGCAGGTGTGTCCGCTCAACCGGCGCCCGGTGTTCGCGGAACACCCGCGCTTCGCGCCGCGAGCGGTGGCGGAGCTGGGCACGCTGGAGCTGGCGGGGCTCACACCGGAACAGTATGAGCACCTCATACCCGGTACAGCGCTGGCACGCGCAAGGTACGATGGGCTCCGCCGCAACGCGGTGTATGCGCTGGGCGTCGCCAGGCAGGCGGACGCGCGGGTGTTGCTCGAAAAGCTCTGCGGCGACACGAGCGAGTTGGTACGTACAGCGGCGCAATGGGCGCTCAGCCAGCTCGACCCCTGA
- a CDS encoding MTAP family purine nucleoside phosphorylase, with translation MAVRVGIIGSHGLGQMLGVLGRGESHTLETPFGPHAGPIITTELDGVSVVYVSRHGPGHIYNATRAPYRANLFALKLLGVTHVLATGTVGSLREHLQPPQLVLPDQVIDRTYRRPCTFYDDVAVHVELASPFCATLRQVLVAAADPGGPAVHPEATYVCIEGPSLSTRAESLLYQASGADVVGMTAMPEARLAREAELHYALVALPTDYDSWRPPPPGQAHEERLTQVSHNVQAATVTAAALIRRALPRISEPREPRGNGCRCDTALALAIATDRARIPDEVRTRLRPLLGRYLPPNVA, from the coding sequence ATGGCTGTCAGGGTGGGCATCATCGGGAGCCACGGACTCGGACAGATGCTCGGAGTCCTCGGTCGGGGAGAATCCCACACCCTGGAGACACCCTTCGGCCCCCACGCCGGCCCCATCATCACCACCGAGCTGGACGGCGTGTCCGTGGTCTACGTGTCCCGCCACGGCCCCGGCCACATCTACAACGCCACCCGCGCCCCGTACCGCGCCAACCTCTTCGCGCTGAAGCTGCTCGGCGTCACCCACGTCCTCGCCACCGGCACCGTGGGCAGCCTGCGCGAGCACCTCCAGCCGCCCCAGCTCGTCCTGCCGGACCAGGTCATCGACCGCACCTACCGCCGGCCCTGCACCTTCTACGACGACGTCGCCGTCCACGTGGAGCTGGCCAGCCCCTTCTGCGCCACGCTCCGGCAGGTGCTCGTCGCCGCCGCGGACCCTGGCGGCCCCGCCGTCCACCCCGAGGCCACCTACGTCTGCATCGAGGGCCCCTCGCTCAGCACGCGCGCGGAGAGCCTCCTGTACCAGGCCTCGGGCGCGGACGTGGTGGGCATGACGGCCATGCCCGAGGCCCGGCTCGCGCGCGAGGCGGAGCTGCACTACGCGCTGGTGGCCCTGCCCACCGACTACGACTCGTGGCGGCCTCCTCCTCCGGGCCAGGCGCACGAGGAGCGGCTGACGCAGGTCTCCCACAACGTCCAGGCCGCCACCGTCACCGCCGCCGCCCTCATCCGCCGCGCGCTGCCCCGTATCTCCGAGCCTCGCGAGCCCCGCGGCAACGGCTGCCGCTGTGACACCGCGCTCGCGCTGGCCATCGCCACCGACCGGGCCCGCATCCCCGACGAGGTCCGCACCCGGCTTCGTCCACTGCTGGGCAGATACCTCCCACCCAACGTCGCCTGA
- a CDS encoding SIR2 family protein, with the protein MAVLDVARAVPLLRKEYGEGRLIPFLGAGFSKPLKLPDWSELIADMAGRLGFEPDMFKLHGNFEQLAEYFARDDAGNIGHLVYEMTRHFDSASAELLRKTSPMHLALAALTWHTLYTTNYDSHVEGALRDAGKPACVLASFEDFQGPRPPDACEVIKFHGTLSKPETIVLTESAYFQRMALEAPPDQRLRADLLSHSFLFIGYSFSDANIRYIWYRMQQLRQQGQGRKDPRARRCFFATFGVGQVQAELLERWNIDVIQLDPVDKSGSVTELLRSIR; encoded by the coding sequence ATGGCCGTCCTCGACGTGGCACGGGCCGTTCCGCTGCTCCGCAAGGAGTACGGTGAAGGGCGGTTGATCCCCTTTCTGGGCGCGGGCTTCTCGAAGCCCTTGAAGCTGCCCGACTGGAGCGAGCTGATTGCCGACATGGCCGGGCGGCTCGGCTTCGAGCCGGACATGTTCAAGCTCCACGGTAACTTCGAGCAGCTCGCGGAGTACTTCGCTCGAGACGACGCGGGCAACATCGGACACCTCGTGTACGAGATGACGCGGCACTTCGACTCGGCCTCGGCCGAGTTGCTTCGCAAGACGTCGCCCATGCACCTGGCGCTGGCGGCGCTGACGTGGCACACCCTCTACACCACCAACTACGACTCCCATGTGGAGGGCGCCCTGCGCGATGCGGGGAAGCCGGCCTGTGTGCTGGCCTCATTCGAGGACTTCCAGGGCCCGCGCCCACCCGACGCGTGCGAGGTCATCAAGTTCCACGGCACGCTGTCCAAGCCGGAGACGATCGTCCTCACGGAGAGCGCCTACTTCCAGCGGATGGCCCTGGAGGCGCCCCCGGATCAGCGCCTGCGTGCGGACCTGCTGAGCCACAGTTTCCTGTTCATCGGCTACAGCTTCAGTGACGCGAACATCCGCTACATCTGGTACCGGATGCAGCAACTCCGCCAGCAAGGCCAGGGCCGGAAGGACCCGCGGGCCCGGCGGTGCTTCTTCGCCACCTTTGGCGTGGGGCAGGTGCAGGCGGAGCTGCTCGAGCGCTGGAACATCGACGTCATCCAGCTCGACCCGGTAGACAAGAGCGGGAGCGTCACGGAACTGCTGCGGAGCATCCGATGA
- a CDS encoding cob(I)yrinic acid a,c-diamide adenosyltransferase, translating into MKIYTKSGDAGETGLFGGGRVPKDDERVDAYGEVDELNATIGLARGFPMPADMDALLQRLQDQLFTLGAVMATPADTKASSYIPELKAEWAEDMERAIDGFEAELPKMTHFILPGGTQAAAALHLARTVCRRTERRTVPLLREGKIPQAVVVYLNRLSDLLFVMARLANHRAGVPDVKWIPEKKSTP; encoded by the coding sequence ATGAAGATCTATACGAAGAGTGGAGACGCCGGGGAGACGGGCCTGTTCGGCGGCGGACGCGTCCCCAAGGACGACGAGCGCGTGGACGCGTACGGCGAGGTGGACGAGCTGAACGCGACGATTGGTCTGGCCCGCGGCTTCCCGATGCCGGCGGACATGGACGCGCTGCTACAGCGCCTCCAGGACCAGCTCTTCACGCTGGGCGCGGTGATGGCGACGCCCGCCGACACCAAGGCGTCCTCATACATTCCCGAGCTGAAGGCGGAGTGGGCGGAGGACATGGAGCGCGCCATCGACGGCTTCGAGGCCGAGCTGCCGAAGATGACCCACTTCATCCTCCCCGGGGGCACCCAGGCCGCCGCCGCGCTGCACCTGGCGCGCACCGTGTGCCGCCGCACGGAGCGCCGCACGGTGCCGCTGTTGCGCGAGGGGAAGATTCCGCAGGCCGTGGTCGTCTACCTGAACCGGCTCTCGGACCTGCTCTTCGTCATGGCCCGGCTGGCGAATCACCGGGCTGGCGTCCCGGACGTGAAGTGGATACCGGAGAAGAAGAGCACGCCGTAG